The genomic stretch CCACGGCCTCGGCCAGGGACAGCCAGGCTTCGATGCCGCCAACATCGCCATCGTGGCCATCATGGTCCAGAATCCGCTGCAGCCAGAGCCGGCGGACACTTGCGTCCGGGCAGTTGGCCATGATCGCCGAGTCCTTCTGGGGAATCCTGATCTGGTAATAATACCGATTGGCCACCCAGCCGCGGATCTGTTCCGGCGTGCATTGCCCGCCGTACATGGCTTTATGGTACGGGTGGTGGATGTGGTAGTACTGGCCCTTGGCCCGCAGGGCCTGTTCAAAATCCGTGCGGTTCATGGCGGAGTTGGCTTTGGCATTCATGGCGTCCCCGACAGGTCGATGTGCATGCCGTCCCAGGACACCTCAATGCCGTGGCGGGTTAGTTCCGCCCGCTCCGGCGAGTCCTCGTTCAGGATCGGGTTGGTGTTGTTGATGTGGATAAGAATCTTGCGCTGAGCCGGCATGGCATCGAGCACCTCGATCATGCCGCCCGGGCCACTCTGGGCCAGATGCCCCATGGCCTGACCGGTCTTGGTACCCACTTCCTGGCGGATCATTTCGTCGTCGTGCCAGACGGTGCCGTCGACCAGCAATACATCCGCTTTGTTCATCCAGTCCAGAATGCGCTGGTCCGGCTCGCCGAGCCCCGGCGCATACAGCACGGTCTGCCCGGTGCGAGTGTCCTTGAGGAAGATCCCGATGTTGTCGCCCGGGTGGGGATTATCCCGGCGCGGTGAATACGGCGGTGCGTTGCTCAGCAGCGGAATGGCAGTCAGCTCGATGGACGGCGCGCAGGGAATGGTAAAGGGCGTTTGCCCGGACGCCTCAATGCAGCGCCAGTTCAGGCCACCGCTCCAGTGCTTGAGCATGGTAAACAGGGGGAAGCCACCACTGAGATCCTCATGCACCTGCTCGGTACACCAGACATCCATCGGCAGCCCCTCGCGCAGGGAAAGCAGGCCGGTGGTGTGGTCCACCTGGCTGTCCATCAGCAAAATGGCATCAATACCGGTATCCCGCAGGGCCCTTGCCGGCTGCATGGCATCAAAGGCCGCCAACTGGGCGCGAATGTCAGGGGAGGCGTTGAACAGGATCCAGTGCTCACCGTCTTCACTGATGGCAATGGAAGACTGAGTGCGGGCCCGGGCGTTCAGGGTGCCCTTACGAAAACCGTTGCAGTTGGCGCAGTTGCAATTCCACTGGGGAAAGCCGCCGCCGGCGGCGGAGCCAAGAACGTGAATCAACATGGCGGATCACTCCGGAAGTAAAACGGCCAGCTTCTGGCGCTGGCCGCTTCAGCTCTCAGCGGTTGGCGAAGTACATGGTGACTTCGAAACCGATGCGCAGATCTTCGTAGGCTGGTTTGGTCCACATAATGCTCACCTCTATTGTCATGATTGTTAGCGCATTGCGGGTGAATCAACGACATTGCCGATAACCCAGTTCCATCCTAATCGACGGAGGTAATACATCAATATGGTACTTTGGGACTGTTTTGGTGCCTCCATAGGTCGCACAATTCTGTGCCGCCGAGGCTACATTGGTCTGAAACGAAAAAAGGCCCTGGTAAGGGCCGAAAGAGAGTGACCGAAGCACCCGAACTCTCGTCGAGAGTCGCCCCGGCCAGATGCCGGGACTGAAGATACACATCCGATGTGCTGACTCACAGGCGGGCCCGTGTGGGAGGCCCGCTTACCGCTCATGGAATCAGAAGAAACCCAGCGGGTTGGTGTCGTAGCTCACCAGCATGTTCTTGGTCTGCTGGTAGTGCTCAAGCGCCATCTTGTGGGTTTCACGGCCAACACCGGACTTCTTGTAGCCCCCGAAGGCGGCATGCGCCGGGTAGGCGTGGTAGCAGTTCATCCACACCCGCCCGGCCTGGATGGCACGGCCCATGCGGTAGGCACGGTTGGTGTCGCGGGTCCAGACGCCGGCACCCAGACCAAACTCGGTGTCGTTGGCGATGGCCAGGGCTTCCGCTTCGTCCTTGAAGGTGGTCACACCCACCACCGGGCCGAAGATTTCTTCCTGGAACACCCGCATCTTGTTGTCGCCCTTGAACAGGGTCGGCTGGATGTAGAAACCGTTGTTGAACTCCACCCCGAGGTCTTCACGGTCGCCACCGGTCAGCACCTGGGCGCCTTCTTCCTTGCCGATCGCCAGGTAGGACATGATCTTGTCAAACTGTTCCTTGGACGCCTGAGCACCCACCTGAACGTCGGTATCCAGCGGGTTGCCGCGTTTGATGGCCTTGGTGCGCTCAACAACCTTGGCCATGAACTCGTCATACATATCTTCCTGCACCAGCGCCCGTGACGGACAGGTACAGACTTCGCCCTGGTTGAAGAACGCCAGCACCAGGCCTTCCACGCACTTGCTGATGAATTCCGGCTCGGCCTTCATGACGTCGGAGAAGTAGATGTTCGGCGACTTGCCGCCCAGCTCCACGGTAGACGGAATGATGTTCTCCGCCGCGCACTTGAGGATGTGGGAGCCAACCGGCGTGGAGCCGGTGAAGGCAAT from Marinobacter subterrani encodes the following:
- the pqqB gene encoding pyrroloquinoline quinone biosynthesis protein PqqB, with the translated sequence MLIHVLGSAAGGGFPQWNCNCANCNGFRKGTLNARARTQSSIAISEDGEHWILFNASPDIRAQLAAFDAMQPARALRDTGIDAILLMDSQVDHTTGLLSLREGLPMDVWCTEQVHEDLSGGFPLFTMLKHWSGGLNWRCIEASGQTPFTIPCAPSIELTAIPLLSNAPPYSPRRDNPHPGDNIGIFLKDTRTGQTVLYAPGLGEPDQRILDWMNKADVLLVDGTVWHDDEMIRQEVGTKTGQAMGHLAQSGPGGMIEVLDAMPAQRKILIHINNTNPILNEDSPERAELTRHGIEVSWDGMHIDLSGTP
- the pqqA gene encoding pyrroloquinoline quinone precursor peptide PqqA — its product is MWTKPAYEDLRIGFEVTMYFANR
- the exaC gene encoding acetaldehyde dehydrogenase ExaC, producing the protein MIYAQPGKDGSVVSFKSRYENYIGGEWVAPVKGQYFENITPVTGDVICEIPRSSAEDIDLALDAAHKAAPAWGKTSVQERSNILLKIADRIEANLEKLAVAETWDNGKAVRETLNADIPLAADHFRYFAGCLRAQEGHLGEIDANTVAYHFHEPLGVVGQIIPWNFPLLMAAWKLGPCLAAGNCTVLKPAEQTPASILVLMEIIGDLLPPGVLNIVNGYGIEAGQALATSKRIAKIAFTGSTPVGSHILKCAAENIIPSTVELGGKSPNIYFSDVMKAEPEFISKCVEGLVLAFFNQGEVCTCPSRALVQEDMYDEFMAKVVERTKAIKRGNPLDTDVQVGAQASKEQFDKIMSYLAIGKEEGAQVLTGGDREDLGVEFNNGFYIQPTLFKGDNKMRVFQEEIFGPVVGVTTFKDEAEALAIANDTEFGLGAGVWTRDTNRAYRMGRAIQAGRVWMNCYHAYPAHAAFGGYKKSGVGRETHKMALEHYQQTKNMLVSYDTNPLGFF